The following proteins are co-located in the Elusimicrobiota bacterium genome:
- the xerD_8 gene encoding Tyrosine recombinase XerD has translation MKSFTFANPCFIRSALLLILIGGTNATGYAWARCSTWTWSTWISTNISFELHRRTAGTQKITRLEKLTFTMLEEHLKAWRSVCQNHTRVLPWERRTNQMSNMFKNFLKRCGITKGSLYALRHSFASHLAMADVNLAKIDKLMEHSDIRTAQIYSHLQPFRLKEAVFRLTPIA, from the coding sequence ATGAAAAGCTTCACTTTCGCCAACCCATGCTTTATAAGGTCGGCCTTGCTCTTAATCTTGATTGGAGGGACCAATGCAACGGGCTACGCATGGGCGAGATGCTCAACTTGGACTTGGTCGACGTGGATTTCGACAAACATCAGCTTCGAATTACACCGAAGGACGGCTGGCACCCAAAAGATTACGAGGCTCGAGAAATTGACCTTCACCATGTTGGAAGAACATCTCAAAGCCTGGCGCTCTGTCTGCCAAAACCACACACGGGTTCTGCCGTGGGAACGGCGCACCAACCAGATGTCCAACATGTTCAAGAATTTCCTGAAGCGTTGCGGCATCACCAAAGGCTCGCTGTACGCGCTTCGTCACAGTTTTGCATCGCACTTGGCGATGGCGGATGTCAACCTCGCCAAAATCGACAAACTCATGGAGCATTCCGATATCCGAACCGCACAAATTTACTCCCATCTTCAACCGTTCCGCCTCAAAGAAGCGGTGTTTCGACTCACTCCAATCGCATAA
- the btuB_4 gene encoding Vitamin B12 transporter BtuB has protein sequence MSSESKIRSGRFLIGISLLLSSHLVPCFAETQPQEDIGSDETITLDTIEVLGSRIEHNPGGRSIGKIGREKLENTDAFSLKDIVNTSPGVLLKQGNGPRDVGISIRGSGAKVNFAVRNIKMFEDWFPVTQSDGLSRTDLHDPNAYEGVDVIRGPSSSLYDNYALGGVVNFRSRQGRDIQGFDFGSTVGSHNYWNNYVQLGQRTEGLEYSLFGSVIGANGYIDHSHFGTDTQNFNMRFTPDSQRTFVFKFLNNNLRADVPNRLTLNQFNANPQYEGETTGTAAGTVTATRADQNRDDRRTIIGGRYEYQATEKTGYRIMGTYDVKDINQTFSQITDNVNPNFQTFADVTHEGSLFGKEAKHFAGLFFNYMDQEGNSFQNLADGNGTRGYLISNTRGYHQNVGARFREEVQVAERTTGIAGLGLETSRIKGNVQTRTAAETYSRVGFDRRINNAAPELAVIYKANEHSELHGRFGMGYGIPSFSNLTTTPDGTAGNNTSLKPQRNAGFELGGKTSITRFVDLDLTGYYELFYDEFVTQAPAGTSGTSSYTSNAPRSRHQGVEAKIDVYPLAGFFWSSAFTFNDHEYTEFSEKLSTTTAAVDRKGKKIPGVERFQLNSRLGYDTAKINNRLSAGGFIEANWVDKFYINNSNTFEQPSYVVWNANLHASKPLERAMFKSVTFFFDVRNVFNKKYIGSSLVVADSPTSTPTSLASSSRAFFAGTDRSYFGGIKLAF, from the coding sequence ATGTCATCTGAATCAAAAATTAGAAGCGGGAGATTCCTCATCGGAATTTCACTGCTTCTTTCATCACACCTCGTGCCTTGTTTCGCGGAAACCCAACCTCAAGAGGATATTGGATCCGATGAAACCATTACCCTCGATACCATAGAGGTCCTCGGCAGCCGCATCGAGCACAATCCCGGCGGGCGCTCTATTGGAAAAATCGGACGGGAAAAACTCGAAAACACCGACGCCTTCAGTCTGAAGGACATTGTGAACACCTCGCCAGGTGTCCTCCTCAAACAAGGAAACGGCCCGCGCGACGTGGGTATTTCCATCCGCGGTTCCGGCGCGAAGGTGAACTTCGCGGTCCGCAACATCAAGATGTTTGAGGATTGGTTTCCCGTAACGCAGTCCGACGGCTTGTCGCGAACCGACTTGCATGATCCCAATGCGTATGAAGGCGTGGATGTTATTCGCGGGCCGTCCTCTTCGCTTTATGACAACTATGCGCTGGGCGGTGTTGTGAATTTCCGGTCGCGTCAAGGCAGGGACATCCAAGGTTTCGACTTCGGATCGACCGTGGGTAGCCACAATTACTGGAATAACTATGTGCAGCTTGGCCAGAGAACGGAAGGTTTGGAATATTCGCTTTTTGGCAGTGTCATCGGCGCGAATGGTTACATCGATCACAGTCATTTCGGCACCGACACGCAGAATTTCAATATGCGTTTTACACCGGACTCTCAACGGACGTTTGTATTTAAGTTCCTCAATAATAATCTTCGGGCAGACGTGCCGAACCGGTTAACGCTCAATCAGTTCAACGCCAATCCCCAATACGAAGGCGAAACGACCGGCACCGCCGCCGGAACCGTGACCGCAACCCGGGCCGATCAAAATCGAGATGATCGTAGAACCATCATCGGCGGTCGATATGAATATCAGGCGACTGAGAAAACGGGCTACCGGATCATGGGGACCTACGATGTGAAAGACATCAATCAAACCTTCAGCCAGATTACGGACAACGTCAATCCGAATTTCCAAACCTTCGCGGATGTGACGCATGAGGGGAGTTTGTTTGGGAAAGAAGCGAAACATTTCGCGGGTCTCTTCTTCAATTACATGGACCAGGAAGGAAACAGCTTCCAGAACCTGGCCGACGGAAATGGAACGCGCGGTTATCTCATCTCAAATACGCGGGGATATCATCAAAACGTCGGTGCGCGTTTTCGGGAAGAAGTTCAAGTCGCCGAACGAACCACCGGCATCGCGGGGCTGGGCCTCGAAACATCACGAATTAAAGGAAATGTCCAAACACGAACGGCGGCTGAGACTTATTCCCGCGTCGGGTTTGACCGTCGCATCAACAACGCCGCGCCGGAACTGGCCGTGATCTATAAAGCGAATGAACATTCGGAGTTGCATGGACGGTTCGGGATGGGATATGGAATTCCCAGTTTCTCCAACCTGACAACAACGCCCGATGGCACAGCGGGCAATAACACGAGCTTGAAACCCCAGCGAAACGCCGGGTTTGAATTGGGTGGAAAAACAAGCATCACTCGATTTGTGGATCTCGATCTGACCGGTTACTACGAACTTTTCTACGACGAGTTCGTGACGCAGGCTCCCGCCGGAACGTCGGGAACCAGCAGCTACACGAGCAACGCCCCTCGCTCTCGACATCAAGGAGTGGAAGCGAAAATCGACGTTTATCCGTTGGCCGGATTTTTCTGGTCCTCGGCGTTCACGTTTAATGACCATGAATACACTGAATTCAGTGAGAAGTTGAGCACCACGACGGCGGCCGTCGACCGCAAAGGTAAGAAAATTCCAGGCGTCGAGCGGTTCCAGCTTAACTCACGGCTCGGATACGACACCGCAAAAATCAACAACCGGTTGTCGGCCGGCGGTTTCATCGAAGCCAATTGGGTGGACAAGTTCTACATCAACAACAGCAACACGTTCGAGCAGCCGTCTTATGTCGTGTGGAACGCCAATCTCCACGCCTCAAAGCCGCTTGAGCGCGCGATGTTCAAGTCCGTCACCTTCTTCTTCGACGTTCGGAACGTGTTCAATAAGAAATACATCGGATCATCGCTGGTTGTCGCGGATTCGCCGACGAGCACCCCAACCAGCTTGGCGTCGTCCAGCCGTGCTTTCTTTGCGGGAACCGACCGGTCGTACTTCGGTGGAATCAAATTGGCCTTCTAA
- the exbD_4 gene encoding Biopolymer transport protein ExbD, which yields MTQDTDQDGVVTGINVTPLVDIMLVLLIIFMVTAHFVADSGLKINLPKAATAEGSATPSLTVSLNQAGDIFLLENQVDANGLKANLEREAKLNPGVRVTLAADQALPYREIVRILDLIKQSGVTRVALASEK from the coding sequence ATGACGCAAGACACGGATCAGGATGGGGTGGTGACCGGTATCAATGTCACACCACTCGTCGACATCATGCTCGTTCTTCTCATCATTTTCATGGTGACTGCCCATTTCGTGGCGGATTCCGGCTTGAAGATTAATTTGCCGAAGGCGGCGACCGCAGAAGGATCGGCCACCCCGAGCCTCACCGTTTCCTTGAATCAGGCGGGCGACATCTTTCTATTGGAGAATCAGGTCGATGCCAATGGACTGAAAGCCAATCTTGAACGCGAAGCGAAGCTTAACCCGGGTGTTCGCGTGACGCTGGCGGCCGATCAGGCGCTTCCGTACAGAGAAATCGTGCGGATATTGGATCTCATCAAACAGTCGGGCGTGACCCGAGTCGCGCTGGCCTCGGAAAAATGA